AATGTCGCAATGATGCCCAATCCAGTCCAGCAACTGGCCGCCGCCGATATTGTAATTCCACCGCCAGTTTTTATGCACGCGCGCCTCGATGTACGGCTCCATGCGCGAGGGGCCAATCCACATATTGTAGTCCAGCTCCGGCGGCGGATCGGTGATGGCGGTCTTGGTCCGCGTGCCGGCAAAGTCGGTGTGTCCGCTGGGCAGCCCCACCTCCACGCGCGTTATCTGCCCAATCAGGCCATTGCGCACGATTTCCGCGGCATAATGGAAATTTTTTTCCGAGCGCTGCCAGGAGCCGGTCTGCCAGATGCGCTTGTTGGAGCGCACCGCTTTGACGATGGCCTGTTGCTCGGCGATGGTGCGCGCCAAGGGTTTCTCCCCGTAGATGTCCTTCTTCTGGCGGGCAGCCTCCACGGCGGTGAGCATGTGCCAGTTGTCGGGCACGGCGAGCATGACGGCGTCAATATCCTTGCGGGCGATCAGCTCGCGGTAATCTTTGTACGCCTTGCAATCTTCATTGTTGTAGCGTTTGTTGACGGCCTGCCGGGCCTGCTCCAGATGGCGCTGGTCCACATCGCATACGGCCACCACCTGGCAATCTTCGTGATTCATGAAGTTGGAAGTGTTGCCCGGCCCCTGCATGCCCCATCCCACCACCCCCAGGGTGATGCGATTGGAGGGCGCATTGGCTCCCAATAAACGGGAGGGGACAATGAGCGGGGCCACGCCGGCAACGGCGGTGGCAGCCAGAAAACGGCGGCGATTCCAAGGGCTTGAATGATGTGTCATACAAGAAACATGACGCGGCTTTTTGCCGGAAGATTCAAGCAAAAAGCAGCGGATGGGCAAGCGGGCCAGCACAGGCGGGGGCTTAGGAAAAGGCTGGCGTGCGCAGAGGAGCGCGGCATAATGCCGACACAAACAGCAACCAACAACAACGGAGCCAGTTATGAAATATCGTCCTTTAGGCAAGAGCGGTTTGAATGCGGCCATTGTCGGCGTGGGCACCTGGGTGATGGGCGGGGGGGAGGTGTTTGGGCAGGATACCGATGACCGTGAGTCCATTCGCACCCTGCAGGCGGCAATTGACCGGGGGCTGAATCTGATTGACACCGCGCCGGCGTATGGCTGGGGGCGCAGCGAGCGGGTGGTGGGCCAGGCCATCAAGGGCCGCCGCGACAAGGTGATCGTTGCCACCAAGGTGGGCTTGTGGACGGATGATGACCGGGGCTCGTATTTTGCGCCGTTTTATGGCCGCACCCTGCGCCGGAGTCTGCGCCCGGATACCATGCAGATTGAGATCGAGCGCAGCCTGAAGAATCTGGAGGTGGACTGCATTGATTTGTACCAGGTTCACTGGCCCTCGGTGCCGCCGGATTACACGCCGGTAGAGGTCACCATGGAATTTTTGTTGAAGCTGCGTGATCAGGGGAAAATCCGGCACATTGGTGTGTGCAATGTGACGCTGGATGAGCTGAAGTCGTACTGTGCCTGCGGACCGATTGCCACGGACCAATTCCGTTACAGCATGATCTGGCGCGACGCGGAAAAAGACATCCTGCCGTATTGCGCCCAGAACCAGATTGGCACCTTGACCTACATGTCCTTGGAGCAGGGACTGCTCACCGGCAAGGTGACCATGGAAACCCAGTTTCCCAACACGGATTTCCGCAACAATCAGTTTTGGAATCCGTGGTTCCTGCCGGTCAACCGGCGCAAGGTGCTGGACATGCTCGGCGGCTGGAAGGACCTCCAGGAGAAATACCAATGCACGGTGGCCCAGCTCGTCGTGGCCTGGACAGCCGCGCAGCCGGGCGTGACGCATGTCCTGTGCGGCATTCGCAATGAGAAGCAATTGGCCGATAACGCCCGCGCCGGCGAGATTGAGCTGGCCCCGGAAGATGTCGCCAGAATCCGGCGGGACGTGGAGGCCTTGGGGCAACCGCAAGGTAAGGCTTACTAATCGAGCCTGCCGGGGAGGGGAGGGTTGTATTTGCAGCCAGCCCCTTCCGTCAGAACATGCTGACGGGCTGAAAACAAGGCGGGTGAACCGCCTGAATCAGGCCCAGGTGCGGGGACGGGGTGTGCGGATAATTTCCGTCAAGGTCGAGCTGACGGCGGTGGCCTGGCTGCTCAATCGCTCGCGGTATTGGCCGGTTTCGTCAAAGGCGGGCTTGCCGGCCTCCAACCAGTCCACATGGGACCGTTGCGCCAGACTTTTGAGATAGGACATCATCTCCACCGCCACAGGGTGGGCCTGATTTTGGCGGTCAATCACCGCCGTCATGGCACAGGTTAGACCGTGGCTGCCTGCCGCCCATGACTCAAGCCACTGCTTCACCGTCTCCGGCAACGGCGAGCGCCCATGCGCGGCGACGATGACGATGTCCGGCGGTTGCAGTTGTCCCAGCACCGCCTGCAGCCCAAACGCGGCAAACTCCATGGTGGTGGTGTGTGCCTCGGCCGCCACTGGCAACAGGGGCAGCATACGAGCAATGACCGTCCGCGCCTGCGCGCCGCATGCGGCATCCTCACAAACCACGAGGATGTTGAGATGAATGGCATCGCCCCAAACGTTGTCCGGGCCTGACTGTTGCAGTCTGGGGGTGTTCATAAAGGAACCTACGCCCCGGCCCGGGCGTTTGCAAATGGTTTCAAAAAAAATTTGGCCGGGCGGACGGATTTCTTGGGGCTTGCATGAATGGCATGGTGGATTAAGTTGCCCCTCTATGTCTGAAGGACACGTCGTTGCGCAGGGCGGCCCTGGGGCCAAGGCCGCTTCTGAGGAAGGGTTGCAGCATCCGGATCAATTTTGCTGCCGCCACATTGGCCCCCAGACGGCCAGAGAGCTGGAGGAGATGTTGGCGGTGTGCGGTAAGCCTTCATTGGAGGCCCTGATGGAGGCTGTGGTGCCGCCAGCCATACGCCGAAAAGAACCGCTGGCCCTGCCCCCGGCACGTACCGAGGCCGGGGCCTTGGCGGACTTGCGCAAACTGGCCCAGAAAAACCGCGTTTTCCGCTCCTACCTGGGCATGGGCTACCACGATTGCCTCACGCCGGCGGTGATACAGCGCAATATTCTGGAAAACCCCGGCTGGTACACCCAGTACACCCCCTACCAGGCTGAGATTTCCCAGGGGCGTCTGGAGATGTTGCTCAATTTTCAAACCATGGTGTGCGATTTGACCGCCATGGAGATTGCCAATGCCTCCCTGCTGGATGAAGCCACGGCCGCAGCGGAAGCCCTCATGATGTGCGCCCGGTTGCGGGAGGACCGGCGGCGGTTCCTGGCGGCGCGGCATTGCCATCCGCAGACCCTGGAAGTGGTACAGACACGTTTGGAAGCCTTGGGGGCGCATCTGGAAGTGGGAGATCCCGCCACCTTCCAGTTCACCGCCGACGTGGCCGGGGTGCTTGTGCAATACCCGGACACTTACGGAACGATTGAGGACTACACGGCCCTGGTGGAACAGGCCCATGCGGCCGGGGCGATGGTGGTGATGGCCGTGGACTTGTTGAGCCTCACGCTCTTACGACCGCCGGGGGAGATGGGCGCAGACATTGTGGTGGGTAATGCTCAGCGGTTTGGCGTGCCGCTGGGCTTTGGCGGGCCCCATGCCGCCTTTCTGGCCACACGGGATGCGTATAAACGCCAGATGCCCGGCCGGCTGGTGGGGGTCAGCAAGGACTCGCGCGGACGGCCCGCCCTCCGGCTGGCTTTGGGCACCCGGGAGCAGCATATTCGCCGAGAAAAGGCCACCTCCAACATTTGCACGGCCCAGGCGCTGCTGGCCAACATGGCGGCAGCCTATGCCATCTATCACGGCCCGGAGGGGCTGACGCGAATTGCCCGGCATGTGCACCGGCTGGCCCGTGTGCTGGCGGCGGGAGTTGCCCGGCTGGGACATGAGCCAGCCCCCGGACCTTGGTTTGACACCCTCAAAATCCGGTTAAACGGCTGCACGGCGAACGAGGTGCGCGGCTGGGCCGAGGCCCGGCAGGTTAATTTGCGGTATGCAGGGCCGGATACGGTGGTGGTGGCCTTGGACGAAACGGTCTGCGAGGAAGACTTGGAGGTCTTGCTGGCCATCTTCAATCGCGGTCGGGCGTCCGGTTTCAAAGTGCGCGAGCTGGCGGGGAACATCCCAGCCGAAGCCCCGCCGGACTGGCCGGCGAGCTTGCGCCGCCAGAGCGCGTTTCTAAAGCATCCCGTCTTTCACGCCTACCATTCGGAAACGGAAATGCTGCGCTATCTAAGGCGGTTGGAGGCGCGGGACTTGTCGCTGTGCCAAAGCATGATTCCGCTGGGAAGCTGCACCATGAAGCTTAACCCCGCCGCGGCCATGCAGCCGGTGAGCTGGCCCGAATTTGCGCGGTTGCACCCCTTTGCCCCGCCGGAGCAGGCGCAGGGGTATTTGGAAATGTTTGCCCAACTGGAGGCGTGGCTGGCGGAGGTGACCGGTTTGCCGGCGGTTTCCCTGCAACCCAACGCCGGCTCGCAAGGGGAGTACGCTGGATTGCTGGTCATTCGCCAGCATCACCGTAACCGCGGCCAGGGCCAGCGGGACATCTGCCTGATCCCCATGTCGGCGCATGGCACCACCCCCGCCAGCGCCGTCATGGCCGGGTTCAAGGTGGTGCCGGTGCTCTGCGATCGGGAGGGCAATGTGGATTTGCAGGATTTGCGCGCCAAGGCCGCCCAACATGCCGGCCAACTGGCCTGTGTTATGGTAACCTATCCCTCCACGCATGGGGTGTTTGAGGAGGGCATTGTCGAGCTGTGCCGCATCATCCATGAACAGGGCGGCCTGGTGTACATGGACGGCGCCAACCTGAACGCCCAGGTGGGTTGGTGTCGGCCGGGGGACATGGGGGCGGATGTCTGCCATATCAATTTGCACAAGACTTTTGCCATCCCCCACGGCGGCGGCGGGCCGGGCATGGGGCCGATTGCCGTGCGCGCGGAGCTGGCGGAGTTTCTGCCGGGGCATGGCCTGGCTGGCGTTCACAAACTGAGAAAAGGCGGCGCTGTCTCGGCGGCCCCCTGGGGCAGTGCCTCGATCCTCACCATTTCCTGGATGTACATGGCCATGATGGGGGCGGAAGGTTTGCAGCGAGCCACGGCCTACGCCGTTCTGAATGCCAACTACATTTCCCGGCGGCTGGCGCCGTATTTCCCGACGTTGTACCGCGGGCGCAACGGGTACGTGGCGCACGAGTGCATTCTGGACTTGCGCGCCTTCAAGGCGGTGACGGCGGAGGATGTGGCCAAGCGCCTGATGGACTACGGCTTCCACGCCCCCACCCTGTCCTGGCCGGTGCCTGGCACGTTGATGGTGGAGCCGACGGAAAGCGAATCCAAGCGCGAGCTGGACCGGTTTTGCGAGGCCATGATCGCCATTCATGCCGAGATGCAGGCGGTGGAGACCGGGCAGATGGATCGGGCCAACAATCCGCTCAAAAACGCTCCCCACACCGCAGACATGCTTGCCGGTGAGTGGGCGCGGCCGTACTCGCGCGAGCAGGCTGCTTTTCCCACGACGGCCTTGAAGGAGCACAAGTTCTGGCCGGCCGTGGGGCGGGTGGACAATGTGTGGGGGGATCGCAACCCTGTCTGCACGTGTGCCGGCATGGAAGAATACCAGTAATTTTTTGAACGGATGCCGGCGGAAATTGTCTAATCGGCATTGGACGCCAGACGTGGTGTTTGACCTAAAAAAAATGCGGAAAAAAACAATAAACCCGTTGACAAGGGCTTGCAGGGCTGGCTATAAGAAACCCAAGTATCGCATGAGTTGGCTTTGGGGAGCCCCAAGTCATCGCAGGTAAAACAAACAAAGCTATGAAAAAACTTTTTGCAACCGCCGGGATGGCCGCCCTGGGCGCTGCCAGCATGAACGCCGCGACTCCGCCAACGCTCCTGCCGCAAGAGCAAGCGAAGCCATGGAGCGTCTCGGCCTCGGTGCGTGGTTTTTACGATGACAACTATGCGACTTTGCGCAGCGGCCTGCGGCGCGATTCCTTTGGTTTGGAAGTCAGCCCGTCGGTCCGTGGTCATATCATCAAGGAGATGACCCAACTGTACGCCTCGTACAAATTTGGCCTGCGGTACTATGAGGATCGCATCAATAACGAGCTGGATTACAGCCATCTGGCCAACCTGATGCTCAATCACGATTTCAGCGAGCGCTTCCGGCTCACGCTCTATGATGATTTCGTGGTGGCCCAGGAGCCGACGCTGCTCAATCCCTCCCAGCCGGTGCAGACCCTGCGGGTGCGGGGCAGCAACCTGCGCAACACCGCCGGGGCCGATTTCCGGGCGCGGGTGACGGAGAGCGTCGCCATTGAGCCGGGGTATTCGTTCACGGTGTATGACTATCGGGAGAAAGGTAACGGCAGTTACTCGGCCATTCTGGACCGGCACGAACACCTGGCCAAGGTGGGGGTGCGCTGGATCAACATGCTGGAGCGCACCGATGGTTTGCTGGGCTACCAGTACATGTACACTGGCCACACCAGCAAGGATACCTTGGACCCGACGGGGTTGTTTTATCTGTCGCCCAAACTGCGTGACACACGGTCGCATTATTACTTTGCGGGTGTGGATTACAGCGCGTCGGAGCGGTTGTCGCTGAGCGCCCGCGCGGGGGCGATGACGGTGACGTATCGCAACAACCAGAGCAACCGCACGAGTCCCTATTTTGATTTGTCTGCCAGCTATCGGCTGGCGGAGGCCAGCAGCCTCCAGGTGGGTTACAAACTGCAGCGGATGACCACTGACATGATTGGTTACACCGGCCTGGCGCCGCTCAATCTGACGGTGGATCAATTGGCGCACTTCTTCTATGCGCGGGTCAGCCACACCATCAGCCGGCTGACGCTGAACGCGGGGGCCCAGTACCAATATGGCACCTTCCGCGGCGGTCTGGTCAACAGCCAGGATGAAGGTTACCTGAGCGTGGACCTGGGGGCCAGCTACAAGATTAATGAGTTCCTGGCCGCCGAAGCGGGCTACTCCTTTGACTGGCTGAAGGACTACGGCTGGCCGACCGGCACGGAGCGCGATTTCCATCGCAACTTTGTGTTTATCGGTCTGAAGGCCACTTACTAAACCGGCAGCCGCGAGGAGCCATCCCGAGGACAAAGACTGTAACGACAACGTGGGAGGAGGCTGGACCCAAAACATCTAGCCTCCTTTTTTTATGATGGACAGTACGAAAAGTTTTGGGACGCCACCGGCGGAAACCAAGCTGCATTTCCTGGACTACTGGCGCATCATCCGGGTGCGCAAGACGGTGATCCTGACGGTGTTTATGCTGGTGGTGCTGACCACCACCCTGGTCACGCAATTCCTGCCGCCCACCTATGAAAGCGTGGCGCGCATCGAAGTGGAAAAGGACATCCCTGATGTGGAGGGTTTCCGCGAGCGTCCCATCGTCTCCACGTTTGATCCGTACTGGATGCAAACCCAGTTTGAGATCATCAAATCGTCCACCGTGCTGGATGCCGTCATTAACAAGTTGCGGCTCAATGAACGGTTTGCTGACCGGGATGGCATGCAGGTGCCTTACCGCATGGACGAAACACGCCTGCTCTTGCGGAGGATGGTGGACCTCAACCTTTACCGCAATACCACCATAATTGAAATTCGCGTCGAAAGCCAGAAGCCGGAAGAGGCCGCTGAGATCGCCAATGCCATTGCCGAGGCTTATCGGGACTACCGTCAGCGCACCCGTTTGACGCTGGTGGAGAAAGGCATCCAGACCCTCCAGGATGAGATGAAGGCCAAGGAACTGGAATACTCGGCCCGGGAGTCCAACGTGGTTCATCTGCGTAAAAATCTGGAAATTAATGACATTGATCCCTACAGCGGGCGGGTTTATGGCACCTTGGACTCCGAGACCATCCGGCGGCTGGATGCAGTCCACGTGGACGCCCAGGCCCGATACGTGGAGCTGAATGCCCAATACGAAAAACTGGCCAAAATGAGCCGCACGGAGTTGAAGCGGGCGCTGGTCACCGTGCAGCCCGACAGCATCCTGATGAATTTGCTGGAGGATTTGAACAAGACCGAGCAGCAACTGGCGCTGACGGCTGAGGATTACGGCGAGGCGCACCCCGAATTCAAGCGGCTGGTGAATCTGCTCAATACCCAGGAGCGATTGGTGGATGAGCGGCTCACCGGCATCTTGGAGGGCCTCAAGGCTGTCGTCGAGAAAAGCAAGGCGGGCGTCGAAGAGCTGGCGCACCGGCTGGACGAGGCCAAGAAACGTGACCGCGAGGCGGGCGCCAAGCTGATGGAATACTATTCCGCCAAAGAGGAGCTGGAGCGGGCGCGCAACGTCAAGAATGCCCTGGACATGCGCATTCAGGCGGCCATTTTGGACAACCAGAAAATCCAGTATTCCGTGGTCAAACCGGTGGACCAGGCGGAGCCCATTTTGCGGCCGGTCCGGCCCAAGAAACTCCTGAACATCAGCCTGGGCGTGGTGGCTGGCCTGATTTTGGGCATCGGACTGGCCTTCTTTGTGGAGTACTTGGATACCAGCGTCAAGACCATTGACGATGTGGAGCGGGCCTTGCAGGCACCGGTGCTGGGGGTCATCCCGCAAAACGTGGGCAATCTGTTGGAGGAGGGGCCGGAAAGCCCACATGCAGAAGCCTATCGAGTATTACGAACCAATCTATTGTTCTCACGCAAGGACGAGCGCTGGAATACCCTGACCGTGGTCAGCGCCGGCGCTGGCGAGGGCAAGTCCACCACCTTGTTCAACCTGGCGGTGGTGTTTGCGCAGAACGGCAACCGCGTGCTTATTGTGGACTCCGACCTGCGACGTCCGAGTCTGCACAAGCGGCTGGGGGTCTCCAATAGCATCGGGTTGACCAACTTTTTGCTCAAACAAAACAACCTGGCGGAGGTGATTCAGACCACCAGCCTGCCGACGCTGGATTTCATGCCCAGCGGCAAGCTGCCCAGCAGCGCCATGGGCATTCTTAATTCGCCCGCCATGAAGGAGATGATTGCCGAATTGAAGCGGCGCTATGACTTTGTGTTCTTTGACTCACCGCCCATCATGGGCATCAGTGATGCTTCCATCCTGGCCAGCGAGGTGGACATGACGCTGCAGATCATTCAGTACCGCCGCTATCCGCAACCCATGACCATCCGCGCCAAGCAGATGATTGAAAAGGTGGGTGGCAACTTGATGGGCATTGTGCTGAACAACATCAATATGTCGTCCGACTCTTACTACTACTACTACAGCGGTTACTTCGAAGAGTCGTATTACAAGGACAGCGACGACAAATCCTCCAGCCGGCGCAGCAAGAGCAAACGGGGTGGCAGCGAAGCCAGCCAGGCCTCCGCCGAGGTGGAGATCAAGCAGAAGTATTAACCGGCCCAATGTTTTGATGCGTATGGTGTGTCATCTCTTTTACCGCCAGCTCTGCC
This sequence is a window from Verrucomicrobiia bacterium. Protein-coding genes within it:
- the gcvP gene encoding aminomethyl-transferring glycine dehydrogenase — translated: MSEGHVVAQGGPGAKAASEEGLQHPDQFCCRHIGPQTARELEEMLAVCGKPSLEALMEAVVPPAIRRKEPLALPPARTEAGALADLRKLAQKNRVFRSYLGMGYHDCLTPAVIQRNILENPGWYTQYTPYQAEISQGRLEMLLNFQTMVCDLTAMEIANASLLDEATAAAEALMMCARLREDRRRFLAARHCHPQTLEVVQTRLEALGAHLEVGDPATFQFTADVAGVLVQYPDTYGTIEDYTALVEQAHAAGAMVVMAVDLLSLTLLRPPGEMGADIVVGNAQRFGVPLGFGGPHAAFLATRDAYKRQMPGRLVGVSKDSRGRPALRLALGTREQHIRREKATSNICTAQALLANMAAAYAIYHGPEGLTRIARHVHRLARVLAAGVARLGHEPAPGPWFDTLKIRLNGCTANEVRGWAEARQVNLRYAGPDTVVVALDETVCEEDLEVLLAIFNRGRASGFKVRELAGNIPAEAPPDWPASLRRQSAFLKHPVFHAYHSETEMLRYLRRLEARDLSLCQSMIPLGSCTMKLNPAAAMQPVSWPEFARLHPFAPPEQAQGYLEMFAQLEAWLAEVTGLPAVSLQPNAGSQGEYAGLLVIRQHHRNRGQGQRDICLIPMSAHGTTPASAVMAGFKVVPVLCDREGNVDLQDLRAKAAQHAGQLACVMVTYPSTHGVFEEGIVELCRIIHEQGGLVYMDGANLNAQVGWCRPGDMGADVCHINLHKTFAIPHGGGGPGMGPIAVRAELAEFLPGHGLAGVHKLRKGGAVSAAPWGSASILTISWMYMAMMGAEGLQRATAYAVLNANYISRRLAPYFPTLYRGRNGYVAHECILDLRAFKAVTAEDVAKRLMDYGFHAPTLSWPVPGTLMVEPTESESKRELDRFCEAMIAIHAEMQAVETGQMDRANNPLKNAPHTADMLAGEWARPYSREQAAFPTTALKEHKFWPAVGRVDNVWGDRNPVCTCAGMEEYQ
- a CDS encoding outer membrane beta-barrel protein; translated protein: MKKLFATAGMAALGAASMNAATPPTLLPQEQAKPWSVSASVRGFYDDNYATLRSGLRRDSFGLEVSPSVRGHIIKEMTQLYASYKFGLRYYEDRINNELDYSHLANLMLNHDFSERFRLTLYDDFVVAQEPTLLNPSQPVQTLRVRGSNLRNTAGADFRARVTESVAIEPGYSFTVYDYREKGNGSYSAILDRHEHLAKVGVRWINMLERTDGLLGYQYMYTGHTSKDTLDPTGLFYLSPKLRDTRSHYYFAGVDYSASERLSLSARAGAMTVTYRNNQSNRTSPYFDLSASYRLAEASSLQVGYKLQRMTTDMIGYTGLAPLNLTVDQLAHFFYARVSHTISRLTLNAGAQYQYGTFRGGLVNSQDEGYLSVDLGASYKINEFLAAEAGYSFDWLKDYGWPTGTERDFHRNFVFIGLKATY
- a CDS encoding Gfo/Idh/MocA family oxidoreductase: MTHHSSPWNRRRFLAATAVAGVAPLIVPSRLLGANAPSNRITLGVVGWGMQGPGNTSNFMNHEDCQVVAVCDVDQRHLEQARQAVNKRYNNEDCKAYKDYRELIARKDIDAVMLAVPDNWHMLTAVEAARQKKDIYGEKPLARTIAEQQAIVKAVRSNKRIWQTGSWQRSEKNFHYAAEIVRNGLIGQITRVEVGLPSGHTDFAGTRTKTAITDPPPELDYNMWIGPSRMEPYIEARVHKNWRWNYNIGGGQLLDWIGHHCDIAHWGLGNDDTIGPLEVEGEGEFPPADAIWNTCTRYRVECKYPGGITMIIAGGHKDIRGGTKWIGTEGWVWVNRGNAFESSNPAWGESRSLPEAQRKIQLPFTTGKSPHYRNFLDCVKSRKPTVTPVEVAHHSAIPGHLGLIAMLVKRKIRWDPKKEQIVGDPEASKLLSREYRAPWKMV
- a CDS encoding aldo/keto reductase, producing MKYRPLGKSGLNAAIVGVGTWVMGGGEVFGQDTDDRESIRTLQAAIDRGLNLIDTAPAYGWGRSERVVGQAIKGRRDKVIVATKVGLWTDDDRGSYFAPFYGRTLRRSLRPDTMQIEIERSLKNLEVDCIDLYQVHWPSVPPDYTPVEVTMEFLLKLRDQGKIRHIGVCNVTLDELKSYCACGPIATDQFRYSMIWRDAEKDILPYCAQNQIGTLTYMSLEQGLLTGKVTMETQFPNTDFRNNQFWNPWFLPVNRRKVLDMLGGWKDLQEKYQCTVAQLVVAWTAAQPGVTHVLCGIRNEKQLADNARAGEIELAPEDVARIRRDVEALGQPQGKAY
- a CDS encoding polysaccharide biosynthesis tyrosine autokinase; its protein translation is MMDSTKSFGTPPAETKLHFLDYWRIIRVRKTVILTVFMLVVLTTTLVTQFLPPTYESVARIEVEKDIPDVEGFRERPIVSTFDPYWMQTQFEIIKSSTVLDAVINKLRLNERFADRDGMQVPYRMDETRLLLRRMVDLNLYRNTTIIEIRVESQKPEEAAEIANAIAEAYRDYRQRTRLTLVEKGIQTLQDEMKAKELEYSARESNVVHLRKNLEINDIDPYSGRVYGTLDSETIRRLDAVHVDAQARYVELNAQYEKLAKMSRTELKRALVTVQPDSILMNLLEDLNKTEQQLALTAEDYGEAHPEFKRLVNLLNTQERLVDERLTGILEGLKAVVEKSKAGVEELAHRLDEAKKRDREAGAKLMEYYSAKEELERARNVKNALDMRIQAAILDNQKIQYSVVKPVDQAEPILRPVRPKKLLNISLGVVAGLILGIGLAFFVEYLDTSVKTIDDVERALQAPVLGVIPQNVGNLLEEGPESPHAEAYRVLRTNLLFSRKDERWNTLTVVSAGAGEGKSTTLFNLAVVFAQNGNRVLIVDSDLRRPSLHKRLGVSNSIGLTNFLLKQNNLAEVIQTTSLPTLDFMPSGKLPSSAMGILNSPAMKEMIAELKRRYDFVFFDSPPIMGISDASILASEVDMTLQIIQYRRYPQPMTIRAKQMIEKVGGNLMGIVLNNINMSSDSYYYYYSGYFEESYYKDSDDKSSSRRSKSKRGGSEASQASAEVEIKQKY